The DNA segment CACCGCGCAAAGGATGCGCGAGCAATATGGCGATGTCGTGCATTTTCGGATGGCCAGCCAGCCGTATTACTACTTTTTTTCGCCTGAGCTCATCCGTGAGCTGCTGGTGGAGCATGCGGACGACCTGATCCGCCACGAGCGCGCCATCGAAGTCTTTTCGCTGGTGTATGGCGATAATGTCCTGACCACGGAAGGCGATACCTGGAAGCGCCAGCGGCGCATCCTGATGCCGGGCTTTTTGCCGAAGAAAATCACCGGGTACGTCGACCTGATGACCGGCGCCGTGGCCGATGCCATGGTCACGGCCTTTCCTGAAAAGGGCCCGGCCGGCAATGTCCTGGATGTCGATAGTTTTACCACCGTCCTCACCATGGACGTGATCTTGCGCGTGCTGTTCAGCCACAAGGTCAGCGAGGCGGAGTCGCAGCGGGCCTTCGAGGCATCGCGCGCGCTGGAGCACCAGGGCATGCGCGAACTGTTCTGGCCAAAAACCCCGCCGGACTGGTTTCCCTACCCCGGCAGGAAGCAAAAGCTCAAATCCAAGGCTGACCTGGAAAACCTGATTGGCAGCCAGGTCCAGGTGCGCCGCGCCGCAGGCGAAGACCAGGCCACCAAGACCGATTACCTGGCCATGCTGCTGTCGGCGCATGACGACGAGGCCCAAGGCGCCTCGTCGTCGCCGACGCTGTCGACCGAGGAAATCCGCGACAACTGCATGGTCATTTTTGCGGCGGGACACGATACCACCGCCACCGTCATGACCTGGTGGATCGGCCTCATGGCGCATCACCCGGAGGTGGCCGAGAAGGTGCGCCAGGAAGTGGCGGAGGTGGCGGGCGACAGGAATCCCACGGCGGATGAGTTGTCCCGCATGAAGTGGATGAATGCCACGATCAAGGAAGCCATGCGGCTCTACCCGCCGACGCCCAACCTGTTTTTCCGCTGCCCCGTGCGGGATATCGAGATTGGCGGCTGGCATGTGCCGAAAGGCGCGTCGATCAATGTGCCGGTCTGGCACGTGCAGCATGATGCGCGCTGGTTTCCCGAGCCTGAGAGTTTCCGGCCCGAGCGCTTCATGCCGAACGCGGCGGAAATCCCGCGCGGCGCCTACATGCCGTTTGGTGCCGGTCCGCGCGTGTGCATCGGCCAGCACCTGGCGACGATTGAAATGGCGCTGATTGCGACTTTCCTGATCCGCCAGTTCGACTTGAGCCCGGGTGATGCGGCCGGCTTGCCGTCGCCTAAAATCGACATGGTCCTGAAGCCGGAAACGACCTTGCGGGTCAAATTCACCCGGCGCTGAGAAACCTTACTTATTCGCTATTTTAGAACTGACCTTCAGGTTAATACGGGTTCATCCGGTACTGCAATTCACGCAACATTGAGCTTGAATTGTTGATTGCCGACGAGCCCATGGAACAAACTGCCGCGTTTTTGTCTTCCCTGTCTTTTCTTCATGCCAGTTTTCTCGGAACCGCAACCTGGATCTGGTTGCTCTTCCTGGCGATCGTTGCGTCGCTCCTGGCCTTTGACCTGGGTGTTCTGCACCGGGACGACAAGGAAATCGGCGTCAGGGAAAGCCTTTTCCTCTCTGCAGGTTATATCACCGTCGCAATGATTTTCGGCACCTGGGTCTGGTGGTACCTGGGCGCGGAAAGCGGCATGGCGTATTTCACAGGCTTCATGATCGAGAAATCGCTGTCGATGGACAACATTTTCGTGATTGCCCTGGTCTTCAGCTTTTTTGCCATTCCGCGCAAGTATCAGCATCGCGTGCTGTTCTGGGGCATCCTGGGCGTGATTGTGCTGCGTGCGATCGTGATCGGACTGGGGGCCGCACTGGTGACGCAATTCGGCTGGATACTCTACCTGTTTGGCGCGTTCCTGGTCATCACAGGCGTCAAGATGTGGCTGATTGCCGAGCAGGAGCCGGACATTGCCAGGAACCCGCTGCTGAAATTTCTCAAGCGCCATATTCGCGTCACCAACGGCTTGCGCGGTCATGCGTTCCTGGTGCGGGAAGCGCACCCGGTCACCGGCAAGATGGTGCGCTTCGCCACCCCCTTGCTGCTGGCCCTGATGCTGATCGAATGCGTCGACGTGGTGTTTGCGGTGGATTCGGTGCCGGCGATCTTTGCCATCACTACCGACCCCTTCATCGTCTATACCAGCAACATCTTCGCCATCCTTGGCTTGCGCGCCCTTTACTTTGCGCTGGCGGCCATGATTCATCGCTTCCACTACCTGAAGTACGCCCTGGCGCTGGTGTTGATCTTCATCGGTGCAAAAATTTTCCTCGTCGGGATCATCGGCAAGATTCCAGCGGTAATTTCCCTTGGGGTAACCTTTGGCCTGATTACCGGCGGGGTGGGGTTTTCTCTATGGAAAACCCGTCGTTTCGCTTGAAAACTGCGCAAACCGTATTTTTACTGCCACGGTTTTTGCGCTCGGACAGGGGTGTTCTCCCTATAATGTCCTTTTTGATAATTGCGTTTATGCAATTATCTGGGGATCTTGCAAAATAGGGATGGATGCGGTCCATGAAAAAATTCACACCCCGGCGCCTGGTGCTGGCCGCGCTCGCTTGCGTCACCGTCGCCACCATGTCGCTGGCGCTATTTTCTACGAACTCCAGGGCGGCAGGCGACAAGCCGGCGCAGCCAGCTGCCCGGCCCGCCTTGACCGTCACCACGGTACAGCCTGCCGAGACGAGCATGCCGCTGCGGCTCGCTGCTAACGGCAATGTCGCGGCATGGCAGGAAGCGATCATTGGCAGCGAGGCCTCCGGCTTGCGTCTTGCCGAAGTCGCAGTCAATGTCGGCGATGTGGTCAAGGCAGGCCAGGTACTGGCGCGCTTTGCCGCCGAGACAGTACAGGCCGACGTCGCCCAGGCGCAGGCCAATCTGCAGGAAGCCGAAGCACGCGTGCAGGAAGCCGCCAGCAATGCCGAACGCGCCCGTGTGTTGCAAGCCTCGGGCGCCATGAGCCGCCAGGAAGCCAGCCAACTCCTGACCGGGGAATTGACTGCCAAGGCGCGCGTGGCGGCGGCGAAGGCCACGCTGCAGACGCAGCAACTGCGCCTGAAGCAAACTCGCGTGCTGGCGCCTGACAATGGCGTGATTTCTGCCAGGAGCGCGACGGTCGGCGCGGTGAGCGGCGTGGGCGCCGAACTGTTTCGCATGATCCGCCAGGGTCGTCTCGAATGGCGCGCCGAAGTCACGACAGCGGAATTGCCGCGCATCCGCACCGGCAGCAAGGCAGGCATTACCGCCGCCAATGGCACGAAGGTCACCGGCACTGTGCGCATGGTGGCGCCGACGGTCGATGTGCAAAGCCGCAGCGCGCTGGTCTATGTGGATTTGCCGTCATCGCCGGCATCGACGCCGCAGCAGGCACTGGTCCGGGCCGGCATGTTCGCCAGGGGCGAATTCGATCTCGGCGAAACGACCGCGCTGACGCTGCCGCAGCAGGCGGTCGTGCTGCGCGACGGTTTCACCTATGTCTTTCGCCTGAATCCCGATTCCCGTGTCAGTCAGCTGAAAGTGCGCACCGGCCGGCGCCTGGACGAGCGGGTGGAAGTGGTGGAAGGCATCAAGCCGCAAGACCGTCTGGTTGCCAGCGGCGCCGGCTTCCTCAACGAGGGCGACCTGGTCAAGGTGGTGACTGCATCTGCCCCGGCCACTGCACCCGCGCCGGCGCAACCGGCGGCGCGCTAGGAGGCCGCGTGAACTTTTCCGCACTGTCGATCAGGAATCCGATTCCCGCGATCATGCTGTTCGTGCTGCTGGCGCTGGCCGGTTTGCTCGCTTTCAAAGCCAACCCGGTGCAGGATTTTCCGGATATCGAGCTGCCGATCGTGACAGTGACGGCGAGCTTGCCCGGCGCCGCGCCCGCGCAACTGGAAACCGAAGTGGCGCGCAAGCTGGAAGATTCCATTGCAACCCTGCAGGGCGTCAAGAATATCTATGCACGCATCCTTGACGGCTCGGTGGTCGTAACCGTCGAGTTCATCCTCGAAAAGCAGATTGCCGACGCCGTCAACGAAGTGCGCGATGCCGTGGCGCGGGTGCGCGCCGACTTGCCGAGCGACTTGCGCGATCCCGCCGTGACCAAGACCTCGACGGCCGGGCGGGTGGTGCTGACCTTTGTCGCGGCCGCGGCCGCGACCCCGCAGGCAGGCGCAGCCAGCCGCCTCGACGAGCAGGAACTGAGCTGGTTCGTCGACAATGCCGTCGCCAAGCGCCTGCTGGCGGTGCCTGGTGTTGGCGCGGTCAAGCGCATGGGGGGCGTCTTGCGCGAAGTGCGCATTGAACTTGACGCAGCGCGCATGGCAGCGCTGAATGTCTCGGCGCTGGATGTGTCGCGCCGGCTGCGGCTGGTGCAGCAGGAAGCGCCTGGCGGGCGCGGCGATGTCAGCGGCGCCGAACAATCGGTGCGCACCATTGCCACCGTGCGCACCGCCGCCGAACTGGCGCAGCTGGAAATTCCACTGGCAGATGGCCGCAGCCTGCGCCTGGACCAGGTGGCCAGCGTCACCGATACGGTCGCCGAGCCGCGCGCGCTGGCCACGCAGGATGGCAAGAAGGTAGTGGGATTTGAAATCTTCCGCACCAAGGGCGCTTCCGAAGTGGCGGTGGCGGAAGGCGCGCGCGCCGCCGTAGCGCAACTGCAGGCGGCGCATCCTGATATCGTGCTGCGCCAGGTGATCGACAACGCTGCTCCCGTGGCAGAAAATTTTGAAGGCTCCATGGAGCTGCTGTTTGAAGGCGCGCTGCTGGCGGTGCTGGTGGTATGGTGGTTCCTGCGCGACTGGCGCGCCACGCTCGTGGCTGCGGCTGCCTTGCCGCTGTCGGTGATCCCGACATTCCTTGGCATCTATTACTTCGGCTATACCCTGAACACTGTGACGTTGCTGTCGCTGGCACTGGTGGTGGGCGTGCTGGTGGATGACGCCATTGTCGAGATCGAAAATATCGCGCGCCATCTGCGCATGGGCAAGACGCCTATGCAGGCCGCGTTGGAAGCTGCCGACGAAATCGGCATGGCGGTGATTGCCACCACCTTTGCACTGGTGGCGGTGTTCTTGCCGACCGCCTTCATGGGCGGCGTGCCGGGGCTGTTCTTCAAGCAGTTTGGCTGGGCCGCGGTGCTGGCGATCCTCGCTTCGCTGGTGGTGGCGCGCTTGCTCACGCCCATGATGGCAGCCTATCTGCTGAAGCCCTTGCCGCACGGCGATCAGGCGGACGGCTGGATCATGCGGCGCTACATGGCCATCATGCAATGGTGCCTGCGCCACAGGCTGGTGACGGCAATTGCCTCGGCACTGTTTTTCGTCGGCTCGCTGGCGCTGGTGCCGCTCTTGCCGACCGGCTTCGTGCCGCCTGCCGACCGCGCGCAAACACAGATCAATATCGAGCTGCCGCCGGGCAGCACGCTGGCGGAAACCACCGCGACGGCCGAGCAGGTACGGCTGGCGGCGATGCAGGTCAAGGGCATCACCGGCATCTTCAGCTCGATCGGCGGCGGCTCCAGCGGCGACGCCTTTGCCCCGGGTGCTGCGGCCGAGGCGCGCCGCGCCATATTGACACTCACCACCGTGCACCGCAACGACCGCAGCGAATCGCTGCAGCAGATCGAGGCGGGTATCCGCGCGCGCCTGGCAGATGTTCCCGGCGCCCGTTTTACCGTGGGTCCGCCCGATACCGGCGTCAAGATGCAGTTGGTATTGCGCAGCGAAGACCCGCTGGCGCTGGCGGCAGCCGCGCGCGAAGTCGAGCGGGAATTGCGCACTTTGCAAGGGATCGGCAATGTCAATTCCAGCGCGGCGCTGGTGCGCCCGGAAATCATCGTGCGCCCGGACTTTGCCCGCGCCGCCGACCTGGGCGTGACGGCGGCAGCCATCGGCGAGACGGTGCGGGTGGCGACTGCCGGCGACT comes from the Janthinobacterium sp. 17J80-10 genome and includes:
- a CDS encoding efflux RND transporter permease subunit — encoded protein: MNFSALSIRNPIPAIMLFVLLALAGLLAFKANPVQDFPDIELPIVTVTASLPGAAPAQLETEVARKLEDSIATLQGVKNIYARILDGSVVVTVEFILEKQIADAVNEVRDAVARVRADLPSDLRDPAVTKTSTAGRVVLTFVAAAAATPQAGAASRLDEQELSWFVDNAVAKRLLAVPGVGAVKRMGGVLREVRIELDAARMAALNVSALDVSRRLRLVQQEAPGGRGDVSGAEQSVRTIATVRTAAELAQLEIPLADGRSLRLDQVASVTDTVAEPRALATQDGKKVVGFEIFRTKGASEVAVAEGARAAVAQLQAAHPDIVLRQVIDNAAPVAENFEGSMELLFEGALLAVLVVWWFLRDWRATLVAAAALPLSVIPTFLGIYYFGYTLNTVTLLSLALVVGVLVDDAIVEIENIARHLRMGKTPMQAALEAADEIGMAVIATTFALVAVFLPTAFMGGVPGLFFKQFGWAAVLAILASLVVARLLTPMMAAYLLKPLPHGDQADGWIMRRYMAIMQWCLRHRLVTAIASALFFVGSLALVPLLPTGFVPPADRAQTQINIELPPGSTLAETTATAEQVRLAAMQVKGITGIFSSIGGGSSGDAFAPGAAAEARRAILTLTTVHRNDRSESLQQIEAGIRARLADVPGARFTVGPPDTGVKMQLVLRSEDPLALAAAAREVERELRTLQGIGNVNSSAALVRPEIIVRPDFARAADLGVTAAAIGETVRVATAGDYDVNLAKLNLSERQVPIRVKLPDAVRADLAAIERLTVPGKNGPVMLANVASVTLDSGPAQIDRLNRSRNVILEVELGTRALGELNAEARALPSMQNLPPSVKIAELGDAQEMQALFASFGIAMLIGVLCIYGVLVLLFKDFMQPVTILAALPLSIGGAFVALLLTGKALSMPSMIGLIMLMGIVTKNSILLVDYAILARRAGMARFEALVDACHKRSRPIVMTTIAMGAGMLPLALGWGADPSFRSPMATAVIGGLVTSTLLSLLVVPAAFTYIDDLQSWLRRRLPSRAHVD
- a CDS encoding efflux RND transporter periplasmic adaptor subunit; its protein translation is MKKFTPRRLVLAALACVTVATMSLALFSTNSRAAGDKPAQPAARPALTVTTVQPAETSMPLRLAANGNVAAWQEAIIGSEASGLRLAEVAVNVGDVVKAGQVLARFAAETVQADVAQAQANLQEAEARVQEAASNAERARVLQASGAMSRQEASQLLTGELTAKARVAAAKATLQTQQLRLKQTRVLAPDNGVISARSATVGAVSGVGAELFRMIRQGRLEWRAEVTTAELPRIRTGSKAGITAANGTKVTGTVRMVAPTVDVQSRSALVYVDLPSSPASTPQQALVRAGMFARGEFDLGETTALTLPQQAVVLRDGFTYVFRLNPDSRVSQLKVRTGRRLDERVEVVEGIKPQDRLVASGAGFLNEGDLVKVVTASAPATAPAPAQPAAR
- a CDS encoding TerC family protein, with protein sequence MEQTAAFLSSLSFLHASFLGTATWIWLLFLAIVASLLAFDLGVLHRDDKEIGVRESLFLSAGYITVAMIFGTWVWWYLGAESGMAYFTGFMIEKSLSMDNIFVIALVFSFFAIPRKYQHRVLFWGILGVIVLRAIVIGLGAALVTQFGWILYLFGAFLVITGVKMWLIAEQEPDIARNPLLKFLKRHIRVTNGLRGHAFLVREAHPVTGKMVRFATPLLLALMLIECVDVVFAVDSVPAIFAITTDPFIVYTSNIFAILGLRALYFALAAMIHRFHYLKYALALVLIFIGAKIFLVGIIGKIPAVISLGVTFGLITGGVGFSLWKTRRFA
- a CDS encoding cytochrome P450 gives rise to the protein MKTSDHDNKIPPGPSAPWLGLPLLGEMKNDLLGTAQRMREQYGDVVHFRMASQPYYYFFSPELIRELLVEHADDLIRHERAIEVFSLVYGDNVLTTEGDTWKRQRRILMPGFLPKKITGYVDLMTGAVADAMVTAFPEKGPAGNVLDVDSFTTVLTMDVILRVLFSHKVSEAESQRAFEASRALEHQGMRELFWPKTPPDWFPYPGRKQKLKSKADLENLIGSQVQVRRAAGEDQATKTDYLAMLLSAHDDEAQGASSSPTLSTEEIRDNCMVIFAAGHDTTATVMTWWIGLMAHHPEVAEKVRQEVAEVAGDRNPTADELSRMKWMNATIKEAMRLYPPTPNLFFRCPVRDIEIGGWHVPKGASINVPVWHVQHDARWFPEPESFRPERFMPNAAEIPRGAYMPFGAGPRVCIGQHLATIEMALIATFLIRQFDLSPGDAAGLPSPKIDMVLKPETTLRVKFTRR